From Salvelinus sp. IW2-2015 linkage group LG2, ASM291031v2, whole genome shotgun sequence, one genomic window encodes:
- the c1ql2 gene encoding complement C1q-like protein 2, which produces MVLALIIAIPLLVQASKTDAHYEMMGTCRMICDPYNPKPSANALEVMQDLSAIPSPAFSHGTKGDPGRPGKPGPRGPPGEPGPPGPRGPPGDRGNSGKPGYPGLTTGETAKGTVSSARTDNGEDRDSAIGGTKIAFYVGLKNPHEGYEVLRFDDVVTNLGNHYDPSTGKFTCEVSGIYYFTYHVLMRGGDGTSMWADLCKNGQVRASAIAQDADQNYDYASNSVVLHLDSGDEIYIKLDGGKAHGGNNNKYSTFSGFILYPD; this is translated from the exons ATGGTGTTAGCGCTTATCATAGCGATACCGCTGCTGGTCCAAGCATCCAAGACGGACGCACACTACGAGATGATGGGCACCTGTAGGATGATATGTGATCCATACAACCCCAAACCCAGCGCCAATGCTCTGGAAGTCATGCAGGACCTGAGTGCCATCCCATCCCCGGCGTTCTCGCATGGGACTAAAGGCGATCCGGGTCGGCCGGGGAAACCAGGACCGAGAGGTCCGCCAGGCGAACCAGGTCCACCCGGTCCAAGAGGACCGCCGGGGGACAGGGGGAACTCGGGGAAACCGGGTTATCCCGGCCTTACCACGGGGGAGACGGCTAAAGGGACCGTGAGTAGCGCTAGGACCGATAATGGCGAGGACCGAGACTCCGCAATTGGCGGCACAAAAATCGCATTTTACGTGGGTCTGAAAAACCCCCACGAGGGATACGAGGTGCTAAGGTTCGACGACGTGGTGACAAACCTGGGGAACCATTACGACCCGTCTACCGGCAAGTTCACGTGTGAAGTGTCCGGGATCTACTACTTTACATACCATGTGTTAATGCGTGGAGGCGACGGGACCAGCATGTGGGCAGATTTGTGCAAAAACGGACAG GTCCGCGCCAGTGCGATAGCCCAAGACGCAGACCAGAACTATGACTACGCCAGCAACAGTGTAGTGCTTCATCTAGACTCCGGGGACGAGATCTACATCAAGCTGGACGGAGGCAAGGCGCATGGGGGAAACAACAACAAGTACAGCACGTTTTCCGGTTTCATTTTGTATCCGGACTAA